DNA from Onychomys torridus chromosome 1, mOncTor1.1, whole genome shotgun sequence:
ATTTAACTCTACGTAAAGTGTAGGATGGTAATGATggtggagggtgagagagacagagagcgagCGAGTACACAAGCATACTGGATATCAGTTGTAAATCGGTGCACCTAAACACACGGGTAGGTTCTGTCAGGCCAACACCACTCTATGTTTCTGTTGTTTAGGGTTTTTGTGTTTTTCGCCTTTGGAGACAAAGTCTGGCTTGGGAGGCCAGGCTAGCATCAACTCATATTCTCAGATTCAggctcccaagtactggattttaggtgcacaccaccatggcTGGTCCTatgtatgtttataaaataagaCATTTCTCATAACAGTCTGCCTTTTTTCTTATGGTAAAACCATGATCAGACCACGGGAGGTTCCCATTCCCACGTGGTACCAACTGGCTGATGCTGTTAGAAaaggaatatttttctttgattccTATTGGCACCTGGGGctcaggggggtggggggctttgGACCATTCTCTGTTTCTAAGGCTTTCTAACTCcctaaaatgttttccttatgtcAAACTTCAATATGagtttagttttactttttgagatagtaCTAGGGATTAAACCTGGGGACTGTACCTTCTAGGCtattgagccacaccccagcccctcactgggggattctaggcaggggctctaccactgagccacaccccagcccctcactgggggattctaggcataggttctaccactgagccacaccgcagcccctcactgggggattctaggcaggggctctaccactgagccacaccccagcccctcactgggggattctaggcaggggctctaccactgagcacaccccagcccctcactgggggattctaggcagggactctaccactgagcacaccccagcccctcactggggattctaggcagggactctaccgagccacaccccagcccctcaatgggggattctaggcaggggctctaccactgagccacacctcagcccctcactgggggattctaggcaggggctctaccactgagccacaccccagcccctcactgggggattctaggcaggggctctaccactgagccacaccccagcccctcactgggggattctaggcaggggctctaccactgagcacacccagcccctcacggggggattctaggcaggtgtctACTGCTCCACTGGGAGACTCCTCTATCACAGAGATGTACCCCAGTCCtcgttttactttttgttttgagacaaagtcttagtAAGTTGACTAGACCAggcttgaacttgctttgtagtcaagctgacctagaacttgcaaCTGTTtagcctcagcctctggagcagCTGGAATTCCAGGTGTAAATCACTAGGCTCAAATTTGGTTTAACGAGATTTTCCCCAAGTCTTTCAAGTCACTCTGTCTGTCCCTATGTAAAATCTTGCACTGGTAGCCTGGGGAGATCCTTGTTACCAGGGCCTGGCATTCAAGGCATACAACAGTCTGGCACCACAGAGCCTCAGGCAGGGTAAGGAGCTTTAGAGGTCGATGGTGCAGTGGAAGGACacgcttgctgtgcaagcccGGCCGTATGAGCTGGGCTCCTGGGATCCacttaaaggtggaaggaaagaatcaactccacagaattctccacaaagtcgtcctctggtctccacatgtgcaccgGAGTGTGCACATGCcccataatcacacacacacacacacacacacacacacacacacacacacacaaaatataaaataaaaattaaaaactagaggctgggaatttagctcagtggtagagctcttgcctagcaagcacaaagccctgggtttggtcctcagctccggaaaataaaaattttaaaaaaaaaattaaaaactagtaAATGCATAGGATAggtagagaaaaaagaaatcaaaggaggGTCTTGGCTTGAAGAAGTATGGTACACCCAGAAATAGCTCTATGAGCACCCCAAATCCCACATCCCCATCATATAACCAGGTATGAGTCCCCACCCACAACCCAGGATCAGAAAAAAAAGATCAGAGTTCAGAGGACTGAATAAGCAAAACCAGACGGCTCAAAGGCAAATTCTTTTTgtggttgttgagacagggtctcagaatacagcctagactggcctcagacttgtagCAATCCccgcccccccctccccgcctcaATCGCCTGAAGGCTGGAATATAGTCACACATAGTTTACAGACTAATTCTTCTTTCCTTAGGTCTCACCCAGAGCAGACACCATGCATGTCCACTGTCCGTGGCTCCTCCTGATTCTAGGTAAGGCCCAGGCTGACACCTGGGTTTGGAGATGTCTGTGGGTAAGGTAGAGCAGGGATAGGTCTGGGGAATGGAAGGGAActactcagaggcagagatgtGCCATGCTCCTCCGCCGCCCTTCATCTCCCCAGTGACTCCCTCTCCTATATCCTGTGAAAGTTCTCACCCCTCAGTAACGATTTCTGACCAGTGTTGTGGCCTTTAGGACACGTGGCTTTGGTTGACTCATCACAGAAATGGACTGTTGAACATCCCCAAACCCTCTTTGCCTGGGAAGGAGCCTGCGTCTGGATTCCTTGCAAGTACAAAATGCCAACACAGAGTACTCATCTGGAAAAGGTCCTCCTGTATCACGATTACCAGTTTGACAACCATACCAAGGATTTCAAGGGGAGTGTCCTCTATAATAACACCAAGATTGAGTCACCCCCTTCTGAGCAAGGAAGGGTAACATTCTGGGGGAACAGAGAAAGTAACTGCTCCCTGGAAATTCACCAGATACGGATCACTGACAATGGGAAGCTGGGGTTGAGGATGATTTCAAACAATGACAAGTGGATGGAGCAGCTTCACCTCAATATCTCCAGTAAGGGTGTGGGGGAAGCATCGCCCTGTTCTGGCAGAGGCGAAGAGGGAGGTGGAAGTACTGAATTGCCTGCTCACTGTTAGGTTTCAAACCCTGGGACCAATGGCTGAGGTGCCCATTTAACACATCAAACTGGAAATGGCTGTCAGGTtctccagcatccctcagtctctaTCCATCACACCTACAGAGTATGGCTGACATACCCTGCCCTCTAtcccaactctccagcccaggggccaggctgcccttcccccagaggctcttccctatataatccagccctGTTGGTTACCTGCCTTCTTTACCTTTTGCCCTCTTGGCTGCTACACctgtttcccctcctctctcGCTTCCATCCCTGTCTCAtatggctcagggtcatgtccactctggactctcagATGTCTCTGATTATGCTTTCCCTcgtatctacaataaaccttcttctCCATTGTAGGAGCAGTCATGCCCTTTCCTATCGATTTAGTTTTTCACTCAAATCGGAGACGTTGATGGCACTGAGAACAATTGTAGCAGGAGCATTTGTCCCACCTTAGACACCCCCCTCAGCTTGGGTCTGGCCCGGAATCTGTTGTCCAGGCcgtcagggttttgttttttttttaatttatttattttttatttttatatctttccaaAGAAGGTAGAGATTTGGATTTTCAAATCTCTTAGCATGTTAGTCTACGGAGTCCTTTTAGGCTAGATGACAAGAGCAGAGGGCTCTGAGATGGCCCATCACAACAGCCGGGGCTCTCTGCCCTAGACGACGATATCATCAGTCCACACTAGAGCTGTCAGTGCAAGGCATCTCGACATCATGTCTGTGAGGTGGTCTAGCCTGGTGGAGCTCTGAGCCCTGGGCCTCAGGATCACCTCACCAAAAGGATGTCTGCTTGACTGACTCCAAACACAAGCATGTCACCAACGCTTAGCAATACATGCAGAACTAAACCAGAGAAATCCACCCTGGGTGATCCTGAGGCCAGCTAGAAAGTAAACGAAAGGAGAGGTGAAAAGCAAAGTAAATGTAATGCGATTTCCCAGCATGCCCAGTGCCCCCAAAGCCTTCCACAGAGAAGCTGAACTGAGCAAGGAGGCAGAGTGACCTTGTAAGGGATTGTTCTGGGGCCATATGGGACAGGATGCCTGAAGCCAGGAGGGGAAGGCTAgcccatgccccacccccaactctttttttttccagagacacCCTTCCCACCTTACATCCAGATGCCATCAGATATCCATGCATCCCAAAGTGTCTCTCTGACCTGTCGACTGAATTTTGCCTGCTCTCGGTACCACATTTACTTGAAGTGGTTCCTGAAAGACCTCGaaatcacctccaccacctccaccacctctggcACCGATTCTACACAGAATGTCTACATAGAGAGCGAGCTCACCTTCCAACCAGAGTGGAAGGACCATGGAAAGAATATGACCTGCCAAGTCTGGAACTCTACAAAAATGATCTCCAAGAACACAGTGCGTCTGAATGTTAAACGTGAGTCTCCATGTGGGAAGGACATCTTGTTCCCTTCTTCCTAAACCCTGGTGAACCCCACTAAGGGTAAGAGGAGTCTGTCCATAGAAGGTTCAGCTGTCAATTACTTGTTTCTGGGGGTGGCACGGGCACTCTCACTGTCTCTTCTGTCGGTCCTGTGTCTTGAgacctaaaaaaaataaagcaatggaGTTGAGTGTGGAGATACAGGCTTGGAAATGGGTATTCAGGAGGCCAAGCAGagggatcttgagtttgaggacaacctggactacatagtgagacactctCTCAAAACCCTAAGTGTTGGAGATGTATcctggtacagtgcttgcctagcatgtgtgagaccctgagACAACCTCCAGAGTACCACTCagtcatcaatcaatcaatcaatcagttcTCAAGCCACAGCATACTTTGAGGATCATCTGGTTAGGTTTCTTTGTTCTCCATACAAGGAAGTTTTCCTGTCATTACTTTAtgcctcattcattcattcattcattcattcattcattcattcagtggaTATTTACTgtggagcctggcatggtggtacacacttttaaactcagcactcatgaggcagaggtaggtggagctctgtgagtttgagaccagcctggtctacagagtgagtttcaggatggccgccagggctacacagagaaaccctgttaaaggagaaggaggaggagaagaaggaagaggaggaggaggaagaggaagaagaggaggagaggaagaagaggaagaggaagaaaacaaaaattgaatgTGGCAGCATGGGCTTGTTGTCTCAGCCCTGAGGAGGCAGATCCGCGTGGGTCCTTTGGACTTGCTGGACAACCAGTCTAGtctaattgatgagctccaggtcagtgggAGACCCTGGAGTGGGAGACCatcaaaaaatgtaaaatcaagATGGCCAGTTCCTGAAGTACAGCACCCAAGGCTGTCCTCCGAGCCCCTTACCCACATGCGCACACGCAAACAGCTCACAAATCCCAAAAGAAAGCAGGATTAGGGTGGGCTGATGGACAGAGACGTCTGTGGAGAGAGAGGCCAGGGCGGGCAAAGAAGATTCTAGGGAGGGAAAGAACCAGTGCAAAGGTGCGGAGGTGCAAGTGTAGTGGACTCATGACAGTGTTGGAGGACCAGAGAGGACGAGGGCCAAGCCCCGTTTCGAGGTAAGAGAGGAGGTAGGATACTGGTTCTCCTGGAGCCCAGCAGACAGCTTTGCTGTTAGTGTCTAACCAGCAATGCTAGGGATGCTGGGGGTGCTGGCGGAGACCAGGGGGGAAGGCtcaagagaaaggggaacacAGAGACAAGTGAGGGGCTGTGACAGTCACCTGGGTGGACAAAGGAACCACAGATGCGCAAGCTGCTGCTGTCTGAATGAAAATAGCCACCAAGaattccctgtcctctctcccaATGCTCCTCTGTTCCTGCAGACATCCCACAGCTGACGATCAAGGTCACTCCCAAAGAGGTCAAGAAGGGTGACTCTGTGACCATGACATGCCAGGTTATCAGCAGCTACCCAGCATACTGGACAGTATCCTGGGTCAAGGATGGGCAGCCCCTGCAGGAACAGATGCTCACACTAACTCTGCAATCAGTGACCAAGGACATGAGTGGGAAATACCGTTGCCAGGCTTCCAACGACCTGGGCCTAGGACAATCGGAAGAGGTGGCCCTTACGGTGCTGTGTGAGTTCCCTTGAATCTGGCAAGGGAGGTGGGGAGTTAGCAGGATCCTCAGGGATGGTGATGGAGGCTCTGGTGGTGGCCTGCCCAGGTTTGTGGGTTCTGCTCACCTGCTCTGTCACTTCTGTGACTTCTTTCAGTTGCTCCAGAATCCTCCAGGGTTCACATATACAGTCTACCGGCTGAAGAAGGAAAGTCAATAGAGCTGATTTGTGATTCACTGGCCAATCCGAAAGCAACAAACTATACCTGGTACCACAATAGAAAACCTATGCCTGGAGAGACACAAGAGAAGCTCCGGATCCCTAAAGTCTCCCTGAGGCATGCTGGAAAATACTCTTGCGTGGCACAGAACCACCTGGGTCCTGGAGACATAGAGGAGGAAGCTGAGCTGGATGTCCAGTGTGAGCAGCCAACTGACCTCTGGTTCttggaggaaagagggaaatagagAGGGAAGGCAATAGAGTGTAGGGGGTGTGGAAGTGTGGGGAAGACAAGCAACCAGGGACCTGGAGCTTCACAGTTGCATTCTAGACATGCAGACCACAGCCTTGGCTTACAGCAATTACTTAGtagatgtttgttgaatgaatgaatgaatgtcacCAGCTTGGTGGCCCAgatctgtcatcccagctactggagaagctgagacagaaggatcacaaatGTGAGGACTGCCTGGGCTCCAgattgagttcaaggtcaacctgggcaatttactgagactgtctcaaaagtagAAAGAGCACCTGGGATGCAGCTCAACAGCACAATGTTTTCCTACAACATGCCAGGAAGGGAGTGGCAGCACGGCTCAGTAACCAGTCACGAGTCTAGAATCTTCCAATGAGGGGTTAGAGGCCTgacccagtggtagagcacctgcctagaatctcccCGAGAGAGCCTGGGGACGGGGCTCGAGGGATGTCAatgcccagcactgcataaaaggAACAAATGTGGCGGCATTAAGACACAAGGCAGGAGCATCATaaactcaaggtcatcttggctatatagcaagttcaaggctaacctgggctatgtgagaccctgcctaataCTAGGGCTTCACAGGACATGCAAACAAAGTGTCATTGGCAGCAGGTGAGGCCCTGAAGAAGTCCTGAAAGATTTGAGAGCCAGAGGGAGTGTCCAGTTATTCCGCCATTGTTTGGCATCCCTTAGCACAGCACAGCTTCTTATCAAGTTGCTCCCAAGACAGTCTCAATTGTAAGACCAGGAGTGGCTTGCATTCGGGCGGGGCCCCCACACTCTGAACATCTAGACAGCTGGAGAGCAGTAGCAAAGTGTATTGTTTGTGACACACCATGACTGCTCTAAGGGTATCTGTCCTCTGGGAGGATTCTGGAAGGGTGTGTGTTTTGGTGTCCCACTCGACAGACAGTAGATGGAGGTCTGCagcccacagtcacacagctttaAATAGCACTGTGCCTCACAGCTGCAAGAGGGAAGCAGGAGAGGTTTCATGCAGGGACAGTATGCAAAGGCTTTAATGAGAACCAGCCTTGCAGCTGGCTCAGGGTGGTGCAAGTCAGCCATTTCAGCTGCGCAGGAGGCTAAGGAGGGGTGGTCAGAAGTCCAAGGCTGGCCTGTGCAAATACACAAGATCCTAGCTCAGAAATAAAAGGCTAAAGAGAAAATAGGGTAGGCctagagatgtggctcagctATTGCCTAGCCCCTTCAAGGCGAGGGGTTTGATTTCTGGTACTGCAAAGGGGAACCAAATGATCATGCTTTCTCACCGTTCTGCTCTCCTCTAAGATGCCCCCAAGGCGGTGACCACAGTGATTCAAAACCCCACACCAATTCGGGAAGGAGACAGTGTGACCCTGGCCTGTAGCTACGACTCCAGCAATCCTGAAGTCACATACTACCAGTGGAGCCCTCAAGGATCTGGGGATGAGATCACGCCTGGAGTGCTGAGGATTCAGAAAGTTGCATGGGACTCCATGCCCATCAGCTGCGCTGCTTGTAATAACCACTGGTGTTCGTGGGCCGCCCCCGTCAACCTGAATGTTCACTGTGAGTGACAGGGCAAGGGGTGTCCATGAGGTAGACAAACTGAAATATGGCaatggaagggggaggggatggaaaCCTGGACCACAAGCCGGGGGAGAGAGGACTGAAGAGGGACACATAGGCCTGGGGCTAAGGAGACAGAAAGTCCTGACCCATGACACAGGAAACACTAAACAAAGGGCTAGGAAGTCCTAATCAAACACAGGACATTTTGGGGAGACATCAAGAAGGTTAGAGAGTCAAAACATCACCTGAGGCTGTGGCCCTGCAGATGCCCCCAGAGCCGTGAAGGTCCTGAAGGTGAGCCCCTCATCAGAGATCCATGCTGGGCA
Protein-coding regions in this window:
- the Cd22 gene encoding B-cell receptor CD22, yielding MHVHCPWLLLILGHVALVDSSQKWTVEHPQTLFAWEGACVWIPCKYKMPTQSTHLEKVLLYHDYQFDNHTKDFKGSVLYNNTKIESPPSEQGRVTFWGNRESNCSLEIHQIRITDNGKLGLRMISNNDKWMEQLHLNISKTPFPPYIQMPSDIHASQSVSLTCRLNFACSRYHIYLKWFLKDLEITSTTSTTSGTDSTQNVYIESELTFQPEWKDHGKNMTCQVWNSTKMISKNTVRLNVKHIPQLTIKVTPKEVKKGDSVTMTCQVISSYPAYWTVSWVKDGQPLQEQMLTLTLQSVTKDMSGKYRCQASNDLGLGQSEEVALTVLFAPESSRVHIYSLPAEEGKSIELICDSLANPKATNYTWYHNRKPMPGETQEKLRIPKVSLRHAGKYSCVAQNHLGPGDIEEEAELDVQYAPKAVTTVIQNPTPIREGDSVTLACSYDSSNPEVTYYQWSPQGSGDEITPGVLRIQKVAWDSMPISCAACNNHWCSWAAPVNLNVHYAPRAVKVLKVSPSSEIHAGQHVILQCNFSRSHPPEVHILWKKNGSLVQEGKELSFSSISPEDSGKYNCMVSNSIGETPSKAWDLQVLYAPRRLRVSISPGNSIMEGKKAILSCESDANPPVSQYVWLDSSDRDLPFLSQKLSLEPLRIQHSGSYRCQGINQLGMGESPPSTLTVYYSPETIGKRVALGLGFCLAICILAIWGMKLQKKWKQNQSHQGLQENSSGQSFFVRNKKTRRTPLSEGPQSQGCYNPAMDDSVSYAILRFPETDTPRASDAETSATQGPSPNNNDTVTYSVLQKYHVSDYENVTPSHPEGDSIHYSELVQFGAGKRPQAKEDVEYVTLKH